One part of the Arabidopsis thaliana chromosome 1 sequence genome encodes these proteins:
- the TOPP3 gene encoding type one serine/threonine protein phosphatase 3 (type one serine/threonine protein phosphatase 3 (TOPP3); CONTAINS InterPro DOMAIN/s: Metallophosphoesterase (InterPro:IPR004843), Serine/threonine-specific protein phosphatase/bis(5-nucleosyl)-tetraphosphatase (InterPro:IPR006186); BEST Arabidopsis thaliana protein match is: Calcineurin-like metallo-phosphoesterase superfamily protein (TAIR:AT4G11240.1); Has 6826 Blast hits to 6627 proteins in 481 species: Archae - 78; Bacteria - 203; Metazoa - 2409; Fungi - 1417; Plants - 984; Viruses - 0; Other Eukaryotes - 1735 (source: NCBI BLink).) has product MEDSVVDDVIKRLLGAKNGKTTKQVQLTEAEIKHLCSTAKQIFLTQPNLLELEAPIKICGDTHGQFSDLLRLFEYGGYPPAANYLFLGDYVDRGKQSVETICLLLAYKIKYKENFFLLRGNHECASINRIYGFYDECKKRYSVRVWKIFTDCFNCLPVAALIDEKILCMHGGLSPELKHLDEIRNIPRPADIPDHGLLCDLLWSDPDKDIEGWGENDRGVSYTFGADKVEEFLQTHDLDLICRAHQVVEDGYEFFANRQLVTIFSAPNYCGEFDNAGAMMSVDDSLTCSFQILKASEKKGNFGFGKNAGRRGTPPRKGGGKG; this is encoded by the exons atggAAGATAGTGTGGTGGATGATGTTATAAAGAGGTTACTAGGAGCGAAAAACGGGAAGACGACGAAGCAGGTTCAGTTGACGGAGGCTGAGATTAAACATCTTTGTTCTACCGCTAAGCAGATCTTTCTCACTCAACCTAATCTTCTTGAACTCGAGGCTCCTATTAAGATTTGTG GAGATACTCATGGTCAGTTCTCAGATCTTTTGAGATTGTTCGAGTATGGTGGCTACCCACCAGCTGCAAACTATTTGTTTCTTGGGGATTATGTAGATCGTGGAAAGCAGAGTGTAGAGACCATATGCCTTCTTCTTGCCTACAAGATCAAATACAAAGAgaatttctttcttctacgTGGGAACCATGAGTGTGCTTCTATAAACCGTATATACGGATTCTATGACGAGTGCAAGAAGAGATATAGCGTTCGAGTGTGGAAGATATTTACTGACTGCTTTAATTGTCTACCTGTTGCTGCTCTTATTGATGAAAAGATCCTCTGTATGCATGGTGGGCTATCGCCTGAGTTGAAGCACTTGGATGAGATCAGGAACATTCCTCGTCCTGCTGACATTCCTGATCATGGACTACTGTGTGATCTGTTGTGGTCTGATCCTGACAAAGACATTGAAGGATGGGGAGAGAATGACAGGGGTGTCTCGTACACTTTTGGGGCTGATAAAGTCGAGGAGTTTCTTCAAACGCATGACCTTGACTTAATTTGTAGAGCTCATCAG GTTGTGGAAGACGGGTATGAATTCTTTGCAAATAGACAGCTAGTAACGATATTCTCGGCCCCAAACTACTGCGGAGAGTTTGATAACGCAGGAGCAATGATGAGTGTGGATGATTCCTTGACGTGCTCATTTCAGATCCTTAAAGCATCTGAGAAGAAAGGAAACTTCGGGTTTGGCAAAAATGCAGGAAGGCGAGGAACCCCGCCTCGCAAG gGTGGTGGAAAAGGCTGA